The following proteins come from a genomic window of Telopea speciosissima isolate NSW1024214 ecotype Mountain lineage unplaced genomic scaffold, Tspe_v1 Tspe_v1.0014, whole genome shotgun sequence:
- the LOC122647224 gene encoding uncharacterized protein LOC122647224: MAFCGASDAIMCRAFPPTLRKATRTWFTHLEPNSIHEFWQFSTAFAFTSSRSYKKTPVSLTTMKQKSGETLRSYLTRFNPVKLEVEDLDPKVEYTALLAGIHDKDLNWELYKSNPSNLMELQARCEEYAMEVENLDAKMDAQEGRTEKKRTEREEKRGHEDDRKRRRHRSRTPPKHFERYTPLNQPRSEILMQIQNKKFIKWPTKIGNNPNKKNDNKFCRFHNGTRHDTDDCKFLKGRLRA, encoded by the coding sequence ATGGCTTTTTGTGGGGCCTCCGACGCAATCATGTGTCGCGCCTTCCCCCCAACATTGAGGAAGGCCACCAGAACTTGGTTCACCCACCTAGAACCAAACTCCATTCACGAGTTTTGGCAGTTCAGTACAGCCTTCGCCTTCACGAGCAGTCGGAGCTACAAGAAGACACCGGTAAGCCTCACCACGATGAAGCAGAAAAGTGGTGAAACTCTGAGATCCTACTTAACTCGGTTCAACCCGGTCAAGCTAGAAGTGGAGGACCTTGATCCCAAGGTAGAATACACCGCTCTACTAGCTGGGATCCATGACAAGGACCTCAACTGGGAACTTTACAAAAGTAATCCAAGCAATCTAATGGAACTCCAGGCCAGATGCGAGGAGTATGCGATGGAGGTGGAAAACCTAGATGCAAAGATGGATGCCCAGGAAGGTAGAACCGAGAAAAAGAGAACCGAGCGAGAGGAGAAGCGAGGCCATGAAGACGACAGGAAGAGGAGGCGGCATCGAAGCAGAACCCCTCCAAAGCACTTTGAACGGTATACTCCGCTCAATCAACCCCGTTCGGAAATCCTGATGCAGATCCAGAACAAGAAGTTCATCAAGTGGCCGACGAAGATAGGTAACAACCCAAACAAGAAGAACGACAACAAGTTCTGTCGCTTCCACAATGGAACCAGGCATGACACTGATGACTGCAAGTTCTTAAAGGGGAGATTGAGAGCCTAG